One genomic region from Acidobacteriota bacterium encodes:
- a CDS encoding EamA family transporter, which translates to MSAPSSLQLTSSVVTTWSAIGVIVVTSTAGDVLTAKAMKQVGDLGELWEKQGFFACVKRVTTNKWFVLGVTAMAMAFFSLLFALSWADVSLVAPAAASLSFVTNAIAAKFFLHERVDARRWAAALCVCGGVALLAA; encoded by the coding sequence ATGAGTGCGCCTTCGAGTTTGCAGCTCACATCGTCTGTGGTGACCACCTGGTCGGCCATCGGCGTGATCGTGGTGACCTCGACCGCGGGCGACGTGCTCACCGCCAAGGCGATGAAGCAGGTCGGCGACCTGGGCGAACTGTGGGAGAAGCAAGGCTTCTTCGCCTGCGTGAAGCGCGTGACCACGAACAAATGGTTCGTGCTCGGCGTGACCGCGATGGCGATGGCGTTCTTCTCGCTGTTGTTTGCGCTGTCGTGGGCGGACGTGAGCCTGGTCGCGCCGGCGGCGGCGTCACTCTCGTTCGTGACCAACGCGATCGCCGCGAAGTTCTTCCTGCACGAACGCGTAGACGCGCGGCGCTGGGCAGCAGCGCTCTGCGTGTGCGGTGGCGTGGCGCTCTTAGCCGCGTAA